The sequence GCACCACGTCGACCATGGGGACGTTGCGTCGCCAGGCCCGACCGGGGGTGGAGCCGGAGAGCACGATCAGGTTCTCCGCGTTGCGGCGCATCCGGGTGGCCAGGTGGTCGACCCGGAACAGGTCCTCCAGCTCCTCGGCGTCGTGTTCGCGGCGCTCCATGGCGTCGAGCAGGGTGAGCTGGCGGTGGACGAGCGCCTGCGTGCGTCGGGCCAGGCTCAGGAAGACCTCGCGGACGTTGCGCCGCAGGTCGGCCTGCTCGACGGCGGTCCGCAGCGCGGTCTCCTGGACGGCGTTGAACGCCTTGCCGACCTGGCCGATCTCGTCGGTGCCGAACTCCAGCGGGGGCGCCTCGGTGGCCACGTCGACCTCCTCGCCGCGCCCGAGCCGCTCCACCACCCGGGGCAGCCGCTCGTCGGCGAGCTGCCAGGCGGCCTCCCGCAGCCGGTCCAGTTGGCGCAGCAGGTTCCGTGCGGTGGTGATCGAGACCACGACGGAGGCGATGACGGCGAGCAGACCCAGGCCGGTGGCGAGGACCAGTCGGACGACGACCATCACTGCCACGCCGGTGGCCCTACCCACGATGCCCTCACCGCCGGCGGTCACGGCGTCGTTCACCTCGGCCAGCACCGGCTCGACAGTGCCCCGCCACTGCTCGGCGTCGACCGGCAGCTGGGTCGACGGCCGACCCTCGCGGATGATGCTGTCCTGCACGGCACGCAGCCGGGTGAACGCCTCGCCCTCGACGAGCTGTTGGTAACGGCGCTGGTCGGCGTCGGCGAGCCGGACCCGGGTCTCCTCACCGAGGAACCGCTCCGAGCCGACCAGCGCGACGTAGCGGGCGTACTCGGCGCCGCTCATCCGACCGTTGCCGAAGAGGCCGCTGAGCAGCGCGTCCTCCTGGGAGATCAGCTCCTTCATCCGGTTGAGCTGGATCAGGGCCGCCGCCTCGCCGGCGATCTGCTTGTCGTCCAGGCTGCCCGTCACGTCGTAGATCTGGAAGATCGACTCGATCGCGCCGGTGTACGCCTCAGCGGCGGCGATCTTGTCGATCTTGCGGTCCAGCACCTCCGCGCGGGTCTGCTCCAACGCGTTGACCTGGGCGATCGTCATACCGAGCTGGGTGTCCAGTGCGGAACTGCCGGCGATGTCGACCTGCCAGTTGCGCACCGAGGCGGCGAAGTCGGCAGCCAACTCGGCGGTCTTGCGCTGCTCGGCCTCGAGCGCCGTCCGCTGCGCGGCCTCGGGGTTGCTCAGGTACGCCTGGGTCAACCGCCGCTCCACCTGGAGCTCCTGCAACAGCGGCTCACTCGGCGTGTAGACCTTGCTGTTGAGCAACTGGACACCGAGCAGGTTGAAGCCGTCACGCAGGGTCACCCAGGCCGCGAACATCCAGAGCGCGATCAGGGAGAGCAGCAGGGCGACAACCTTGGTGCGGATACTCGTACCGCGAGAACGCATTGAACCGTCCCAGGCTGGGCGTTGACTCAGCTCATCAACGAATGATCAGAGGGGGCGACGTCCCACCACAGCGGGGCATCCGGGCTGAGGCTCTGCGTACGCTAGCAGTGTCCACACAACCCCTCAAGTTGCTGTTTTTGTTGACTGGTAACCGCAATCCACCACCGATCGGTCCACGCCCGAGGCACGAATGCCGGCCAGCCGGCAGGCGGCGAGCACCGTGGCGCGAACGATGACCGTCGGACAGTACAGCTCCTTGCCGTACCACAGTGGAGGGTGCTGCCGGCCGGCGGACTCGTGCAGGTAGGCGTGCCCACGGGCCACCGCGTCGTCCACCCGTGGCACTGTCGTCGGCACCGCCAGCAGCACCTGGAGGGCGTACGCGGTCTCCTCGGCGGTGCCGTCCCACCGCCCCCACGAACCGTCAGCGCGCTGGCTGTTCAGCACCCAGCCGGCCGCCCGATCCACCGCCTCGGCGGCGGCCGCACCCCGCCCGAACTCGGCCAGCGCCAGCACGCAGCAGGCGGTGGCGTAGTACGGCGAGGCGTGCCACCGGTCCTGCCAGGGGCCGTCGGCGAGCTGGTGTGCCGGCAGCACGGCGCTGAGCCGCTCGACCGTCCGGTGGTACCGGGCGTTCGCGCCGGGGTGTGTGGCCACGTACTGGCCGAACGCGTCCAGCACGTGTGCGTTGGTGGTGACCGAGAAGCCGTCCTCGCTCCCCGGCCAGGTGCAGAAGCCGTCCGCCGTCTCGTACGCCCACAGGCTGGCGGGGTCGGCGCGGCGGCCGAGCCGGGCCAGTGCGTCCAGCGTGACCGATGTGGTGTCGGCGTCGGTCGGCAGGCCCTCGCCGGTGGCGATGCCCTCGGCACCGGTGGCGGCGGCCAGGGTCCGCAGCACTGTCGCCGGCGGATTGACAGCGACACCGGCGCGGCGCAGGCCGCTGAGCACCCAGGCCCGCTCGAACACGGTGATCGGGGTCGGGCAGGGCACCGGCCCGTCAGCCTCGCGGATCAATTCCCGCAGGAAGGCGTGCGCGGCGGGGCCGGCGGCCGGGCCGGCGGCGGTCAGCCATGCGGCGGTCGCTGCGGGTGACGCGCCGACGGCGGTCAGGGTCGGTCCGGCGTCGGCCGGTGTCGCGTCCAGCACCTCGTAGAAGTGGGCCAGCTTCGTCGGCAGCGCCGCCCCGGCGGCCACCGCGGCGCGGACCGCGCGCAGCCGGTCGGACCCGAGCCCCGCGGGCAGCGCCAGCGGCGGACGGGGCAGCCGCTCCGCGGTCGTCCGATCCAGCCGGGCCAACCGGTCGTTGATCGACTCGACAAGCGCGGGGACGATGAGGTCCAACGCCGGGGTGTCCGGCAACGCCCGCGCGGGCGTGGCGAGCAGCCGGCCGGTGAGCGCGTCCAGTCCGCGTGCCACCGGGGCGAGCAGGTCCGCACCGGCCCATCGGCCGTCGGCCAGCGCCGCGAGCAGAGCGTCGGTGGCGCTGAGCGTGGGCACCAGGGCGTACCCCTCGGGTGGGCCCCACGCGCCGTCCGGGCGCTGTTCGCGCAGCAGGAAACCGATCCGCTGGTGGTGTCCCGGCAGCCAGGCCGCGCCGGCGACGAGCCGGCCGCTCTCGTACACCGAGGGGGCGACCTGCCCCCACGGCCGCAGCGCCAGGCCGGCGATCAGCTCGCGGGCGGCGTCGGCGACCGGGTCGGCGGCGGTCGCCTCGTCGGCGAACACCCGGGTGGCGCCGTCACTCATCGCGCGCCCCCCAGAAGTCCGACAGTTGGTAGAAGCCGCCGGTGAAGGAGATCTGCCGATTGAGGTAGTCCGCCTGGCGGGGGCACCGCTCGGCGAGGGCGGCCAGGTCCCCTCGGCACCGGGCGGTCAGCTCGGCCAACCGGTCGTGCACCTGCGCCGGGTCGTCGACCAGCAGCAGGGCGTTCAGGTCACCCCACTCGGAGTCCCGGCCGTGGGTGGCCAGGTCGTTGACCAACCGCAGTACGCGCTGCACGCCACGACCGGCGTCCAGCAGGTCGGTCAGCTGGGCGAGGGTCCGGTCGTCGCCGGTGGCGATCCAGTGGGTGACGTTGACGAAGGAGCAGGCGAGGTTGTCGGCGTTGTCCAGGTAGCGGTCCAGGTCCGGCAGCCGCCGTCCGGTGGTCGGGTCGGTCGGCAGGTGCTTCCAGTCCCACTCCCGCGCCACTGCGGCGAGCATCCGGGCCAGTTCGTCACGCCAGATCGGCCGCAGCCGGACGAACGCCGGGACGGTGGTCAGCTCGTCGCGCAGGTCGGCGAGCAGCCGGGCCAGGTGGCGCCCCGGTGGTGGCGCGGCGCCGTCGGCCACCGCGAGGCAGTCGGTCACCACCTCCCGCACGTCGTCGACGGACCGCGCGAGGTAGTCGACCTGCCAGTCGGCGGCGAAGACCCAGAGCAGGGTACGGGTGGTGATCCGCAGCTCCGCGGCGGTGTGCCACGGCGCGGTGAAGGCGATGGCGGTGGCCACCGAACTGAGCAGCGCCGCGTCGAACGGCGCGGCGTCGAACAGCTCCGGATGGGCGGCGGTGACATCCTGGAGGTCGCGTACGCCCCGGACGGCGAGTGCGCACACCCGGCCCTGCTCGGCGACCGCGTCCTGACCGGCCCGAGCCGGTCGCGGGGTCTCCGTCACGATGCGACCGGGCGCTCGACCGGGGTGAGGATGAGCTCGGCCCGCTGCTTCGGTTGCAGCGAGGCGCCCATCCGAGGGGTGAGGTCGACCGGTTCGCGTAGCCGGAAGCGATAGCGGCTCAGCACGGTGCTGACGATGAGCTGGGCCTCCAGCAGGAACAGGTACTGCCCGAGGCACTGGTGCGGGCCTCCGCCGAACGGGAAGTAGGAGTAGCGGTAGCGCCGCCGGGGCAGCTCCGGCGCGAACCGCTCCGGGTCGAAGAGCGCCGGGTCGGTCCAGAACGTCGACATCCGCTGGGTGACGTACGGGCTGACCAGCACGGTGCCGCCGGCCTTGATCCGTACCCCGCCCAGCACGTCGTCGGCGACGGCGGTGCGCGGGATCATCCAGCCAGCCGGGTAGAGCCGCAGCATCTCGTCGAGCACCATCCGGCCGTAGCGCAGCTGGGGCAGGTGCTCGCGGCCGACCCGTTCGGCGCCGACGACCCGCTCGATCTCGTCGGTCATCCGCTCGGCCACGTCGGGCCGGGACGACAGCACCGGCCAGAGCCAGGAGAGCAGGGCGATGGTGGTCTCGGTGGCGGTGGAGAACATCGCGACCACGTCGCCGCGGATGGCGTACTCGTCGGGTTCGCTGCCGTCGGCGCGCGGCCGGCAGAGCGTGGAGATGATGTCGTCGCCGTCGGTGGGACGGGCCCTGGCCTCCCGGATGATCGGCAGCACCACCTCGTCGATGGTGCGCACCGCGTCGCGGAAGCGCCGGTCGCCGGGCATCGGCACCGCGTACGGCACTGCGGGCATCAGCAGTCGGGGAAGCATCGCGGTGGTGACGGTGTCCAGCGCGGCGCTGATCCGCAGGGCGTCGGGGACGGAGATCCGGTCGGCGAAGAGCACCCGCATGGTGGTGCGTAGGACGATCCGGGTCAGTTCGGCGCCACCGTCGATCGGGCGACCGGCGAGTGCCGGTTCGAGCCACTCGTCGACCGCCTCGTTGATCGCCTCGGCCATCTTGTCGACGAGCGTCTCGGCTCGTTTGGCGGTGAACAACGGTTGCAGCGCGCCTCGGCTGGACTCCCAGATCTCACCCTCGGCGACAAGGATGGCGTCACCGACGATCCGGCGGACGGGTCGCCAGAGCAACCCGTCGCCGTCCCGGGTGTAGTTGGCAACGTTGTCCCGCAGCACGCGTTGCAGGTGCTCAGGATGGCTGACGAGGTAGGGGCGGAACGAGCCGAGGTTGAGCCGGATGACGTCGCCGTCGGCGTCCTGGGCGAAGCCGACGAGCGCGCCCAGCGGATCGCGGACCAGTGCCGGCACAGCGCGGCGTAACGGAATCGTCCTTGGCTCGGTGCTGACGGTGGCGGGGCGCGCCTCGGACACCTGCGACATCGAACCACGTCTCCTCGTCGTCCCGGCGACCGAAGCGGTCCACTTCGGTCGGGCAGGTTGATGAAACTTTCACCTTCTGGGCCGACGGAAGCATCTCACCAAACGAGGGGCACCTCCAGACTTGCGGATGGCGCAATTTCCATCTAAGCGCACGCACATTCATCGATGTTCTTGGCTTG comes from Micromonospora vinacea and encodes:
- a CDS encoding prenyltransferase/squalene oxidase repeat-containing protein, with product MSDGATRVFADEATAADPVADAARELIAGLALRPWGQVAPSVYESGRLVAGAAWLPGHHQRIGFLLREQRPDGAWGPPEGYALVPTLSATDALLAALADGRWAGADLLAPVARGLDALTGRLLATPARALPDTPALDLIVPALVESINDRLARLDRTTAERLPRPPLALPAGLGSDRLRAVRAAVAAGAALPTKLAHFYEVLDATPADAGPTLTAVGASPAATAAWLTAAGPAAGPAAHAFLRELIREADGPVPCPTPITVFERAWVLSGLRRAGVAVNPPATVLRTLAAATGAEGIATGEGLPTDADTTSVTLDALARLGRRADPASLWAYETADGFCTWPGSEDGFSVTTNAHVLDAFGQYVATHPGANARYHRTVERLSAVLPAHQLADGPWQDRWHASPYYATACCVLALAEFGRGAAAAEAVDRAAGWVLNSQRADGSWGRWDGTAEETAYALQVLLAVPTTVPRVDDAVARGHAYLHESAGRQHPPLWYGKELYCPTVIVRATVLAACRLAGIRASGVDRSVVDCGYQSTKTAT
- a CDS encoding terpene synthase family protein; the encoded protein is MTETPRPARAGQDAVAEQGRVCALAVRGVRDLQDVTAAHPELFDAAPFDAALLSSVATAIAFTAPWHTAAELRITTRTLLWVFAADWQVDYLARSVDDVREVVTDCLAVADGAAPPPGRHLARLLADLRDELTTVPAFVRLRPIWRDELARMLAAVAREWDWKHLPTDPTTGRRLPDLDRYLDNADNLACSFVNVTHWIATGDDRTLAQLTDLLDAGRGVQRVLRLVNDLATHGRDSEWGDLNALLLVDDPAQVHDRLAELTARCRGDLAALAERCPRQADYLNRQISFTGGFYQLSDFWGARDE
- a CDS encoding cytochrome P450, which encodes MPLRRAVPALVRDPLGALVGFAQDADGDVIRLNLGSFRPYLVSHPEHLQRVLRDNVANYTRDGDGLLWRPVRRIVGDAILVAEGEIWESSRGALQPLFTAKRAETLVDKMAEAINEAVDEWLEPALAGRPIDGGAELTRIVLRTTMRVLFADRISVPDALRISAALDTVTTAMLPRLLMPAVPYAVPMPGDRRFRDAVRTIDEVVLPIIREARARPTDGDDIISTLCRPRADGSEPDEYAIRGDVVAMFSTATETTIALLSWLWPVLSSRPDVAERMTDEIERVVGAERVGREHLPQLRYGRMVLDEMLRLYPAGWMIPRTAVADDVLGGVRIKAGGTVLVSPYVTQRMSTFWTDPALFDPERFAPELPRRRYRYSYFPFGGGPHQCLGQYLFLLEAQLIVSTVLSRYRFRLREPVDLTPRMGASLQPKQRAELILTPVERPVAS
- a CDS encoding sensor histidine kinase translates to MRSRGTSIRTKVVALLLSLIALWMFAAWVTLRDGFNLLGVQLLNSKVYTPSEPLLQELQVERRLTQAYLSNPEAAQRTALEAEQRKTAELAADFAASVRNWQVDIAGSSALDTQLGMTIAQVNALEQTRAEVLDRKIDKIAAAEAYTGAIESIFQIYDVTGSLDDKQIAGEAAALIQLNRMKELISQEDALLSGLFGNGRMSGAEYARYVALVGSERFLGEETRVRLADADQRRYQQLVEGEAFTRLRAVQDSIIREGRPSTQLPVDAEQWRGTVEPVLAEVNDAVTAGGEGIVGRATGVAVMVVVRLVLATGLGLLAVIASVVVSITTARNLLRQLDRLREAAWQLADERLPRVVERLGRGEEVDVATEAPPLEFGTDEIGQVGKAFNAVQETALRTAVEQADLRRNVREVFLSLARRTQALVHRQLTLLDAMERREHDAEELEDLFRVDHLATRMRRNAENLIVLSGSTPGRAWRRNVPMVDVVRGAVAEVEDYTRVNVLPLGPVSLAGRAVGDVIHLLAELIENGLSFSPPHTTVEVRGQLVSNGFAIEIEDRGLGMSEEDLAAANHRIVDQSELNLANAARLGLYVVSRLTERHGVRVRLKESAYGGTTAVVLIPLELVTEADASPEDSGSFRAGSAIPMPSAPATDSGRPASLAPVALAAPTTTAPEVAVTAPVAVPADTAPATTDEEAEADTVLPTRQRTTPATGAPDLPTRARRGPAQPALEAPTVPTGLPAVDRTRAEAPDGEPTPAGDGGPMPARAEAERTDSGLPVRVRQANIVPELRDDPAVSETDDEDVVRPPEQVRRMMSSYQTGTRRGRTDAARLLGGASGAPAAATPAEPTDEDPQAT